The following are encoded in a window of Brevibacillus sp. DP1.3A genomic DNA:
- a CDS encoding MarR family winged helix-turn-helix transcriptional regulator — protein sequence MSTDHTNADVTIDHTTKELALAFGQLKRIGHVFSPSKDLRQSELNLLVHLTYVSPPGSNGIRVSELGKQLKITSAAVTHVIQSLEQLGFITRTVGPKDRRSILVAPTKEGFDFVAAREQELFNRFQQLHEHLGTDDAQALMRILTKSIRFLHTYQDSDEARP from the coding sequence ATGAGTACAGACCATACAAACGCGGATGTTACCATTGATCATACGACGAAAGAGCTGGCTCTCGCATTTGGTCAGTTAAAGCGGATCGGACATGTTTTCAGTCCTTCGAAAGACCTCCGTCAGAGCGAATTGAATTTGCTTGTTCACTTGACCTACGTAAGTCCGCCAGGATCGAACGGCATCAGAGTTTCCGAGCTAGGCAAGCAGTTGAAAATAACGTCAGCAGCCGTGACGCATGTCATTCAATCACTCGAACAGCTTGGGTTTATCACCCGTACCGTGGGCCCCAAAGATCGACGCTCTATTCTCGTAGCCCCTACGAAAGAGGGATTTGATTTTGTGGCAGCGAGAGAACAAGAACTGTTTAATCGTTTTCAGCAATTGCATGAGCATCTTGGTACGGATGATGCGCAGGCACTCATGCGGATATTAACGAAATCAATCAGATTCCTGCATACTTACCAGGATAGCGATGAAGCACGACCATAG
- the glyA gene encoding serine hydroxymethyltransferase codes for MSTVELKGEVHDSRVLQWARSIIEESPSHRLIQQEIVNAVNRNAIWRGEECLNLLAPEAPTTPIVRQLLASEVGTRAAEGHIGSTQRWFAGTKYIDEIEALCVELLKKVFHANFADHRLVASMVGNMTVYASLTQPGDTIMTIAQPFGGHSSNRVDGPAGIRGLQIVDVPMDPVELTVDLDEFAKVARQVRPKLVTLGASMTLFPFPLKEMAEIVKEWGGRIYFDGAHQLGLIGGGQFQDPLREGACVMTGSAGKTFSGPQSGIIIWNDPDLSVPITDAIFPALAATHQVNRVAALAAAAAEFLAFGKEYMAQIVTNAQALGKAFDERGIRVLCAHKGYTRTHQVILDVKEFGGGYEVGKRLAEANIITNKNLIPGDGPEDWDFPSGLRIGTTEVTRFGMKEQEMDMIAELIVSVLSGREKPEVVQSKVIELRRSFSKMQFCFPE; via the coding sequence ATGAGTACGGTTGAACTGAAGGGGGAAGTACATGATTCGCGTGTTTTGCAATGGGCGCGATCCATTATTGAAGAGAGCCCGTCACACCGTCTGATTCAGCAAGAGATTGTGAATGCGGTAAACCGCAATGCGATTTGGCGAGGCGAGGAATGCTTGAATTTGCTCGCACCAGAAGCACCTACCACGCCTATCGTACGTCAACTGCTCGCTTCTGAGGTTGGTACTCGCGCTGCGGAAGGACATATCGGCAGCACGCAGAGATGGTTCGCTGGCACGAAATATATCGATGAAATCGAAGCGTTATGTGTTGAGCTATTGAAAAAAGTATTCCACGCCAATTTTGCTGACCATCGATTGGTAGCGAGCATGGTCGGGAACATGACAGTCTACGCGTCGTTAACGCAACCGGGCGATACGATTATGACGATCGCACAACCGTTTGGGGGACATTCCAGCAACCGGGTGGACGGGCCTGCTGGCATCCGCGGTTTGCAAATTGTCGATGTGCCAATGGACCCCGTTGAGCTTACCGTTGATCTGGACGAGTTCGCCAAAGTCGCACGGCAAGTTAGGCCAAAGCTCGTTACTTTAGGCGCGTCCATGACCTTATTTCCATTTCCACTGAAGGAGATGGCTGAGATCGTGAAAGAATGGGGCGGGCGCATTTATTTTGATGGCGCACATCAGTTGGGGTTGATCGGTGGCGGTCAATTTCAGGACCCCCTACGAGAAGGGGCATGTGTGATGACCGGCTCGGCTGGGAAAACGTTTAGCGGTCCACAAAGCGGTATCATCATCTGGAATGACCCGGACTTATCGGTACCGATTACAGATGCCATCTTCCCAGCACTTGCCGCGACACATCAAGTCAACCGGGTAGCGGCATTGGCTGCAGCGGCGGCAGAGTTTTTGGCGTTTGGCAAGGAATACATGGCACAAATTGTGACGAATGCACAAGCACTGGGAAAAGCATTCGATGAACGGGGAATTCGGGTGCTTTGCGCGCATAAAGGCTATACACGTACACATCAAGTCATTCTGGACGTAAAAGAGTTCGGCGGCGGTTACGAGGTAGGCAAGCGATTGGCAGAAGCGAATATCATCACGAACAAAAATTTGATTCCAGGTGACGGACCAGAGGATTGGGACTTCCCAAGCGGTCTGCGTATCGGGACGACAGAAGTCACTCGCTTTGGCATGAAGGAACAAGAGATGGACATGATTGCAGAGCTGATTGTAAGTGTGTTGTCAGGTAGGGAAAAGCCCGAGGTTGTCCAGTCTAAGGTGATCGAATTGCGCAGATCGTTTAGCAAGATGCAGTTCTGCTTCCCAGAATAG
- a CDS encoding GntR family transcriptional regulator, which translates to MDTNLIKQIERPSLREQVYQGLKKAIIMLELKPGQRVNDNELAALFGVSRTPVREALKRLEDEGLIESVPGSLTRVTPLLEKEAKHAFPVVAALHGLAARLAMPFESEIIRSLEQWNEKLQVALEQQDVIIAIEADDGFHEVILEAAGNREIYLALERVVPKIRRLEFARFGSLEGVESVEQHRRIIEAIRDNNSQLASSLMEENWINLGRLLTDHSNDE; encoded by the coding sequence ATGGATACAAACCTAATCAAACAAATCGAACGTCCTTCATTACGCGAACAGGTATACCAAGGCCTGAAGAAAGCGATCATCATGCTAGAGCTAAAGCCAGGACAACGAGTCAACGACAACGAACTGGCGGCTTTATTTGGCGTGAGTCGAACACCTGTGAGAGAAGCGCTCAAACGGTTGGAGGACGAAGGCCTTATTGAATCTGTTCCCGGCTCTCTAACACGGGTGACACCCTTACTTGAAAAGGAGGCGAAGCACGCTTTTCCTGTCGTTGCGGCCTTGCACGGGTTGGCAGCACGATTGGCGATGCCATTTGAGTCAGAAATTATCCGTAGTTTGGAGCAGTGGAATGAAAAGCTGCAGGTCGCACTCGAACAGCAAGATGTGATCATAGCGATTGAAGCAGATGATGGCTTTCACGAGGTGATCCTCGAGGCTGCGGGGAATCGTGAAATCTACCTGGCACTTGAGCGAGTTGTACCGAAAATTCGGCGTTTGGAATTTGCTCGGTTCGGTTCCTTAGAAGGGGTGGAATCAGTAGAACAGCACCGCAGAATCATCGAAGCGATTCGTGACAACAACAGTCAGCTTGCCTCTTCTTTGATGGAAGAAAACTGGATCAACCTTGGCAGATTGCTTACGGACCATTCCAATGATGAATAG
- a CDS encoding TetR/AcrR family transcriptional regulator — protein sequence MPRTPAENERIRQAAKDKIHAAAMTLFIKKGYHATSIDDVAKQAQISKGLLYNYYKGKEELLAAMVQIRIEEVKEVMEAATKLATPHEQLRHIVDGALDNVYQRPEVYRFYLNLQTQPEDDRVLASYREQLNEESRRQFEVQCRIFKQLGAKQPRLRSLYFSSALQGAMLMMTTYPEGFPVEEMKEQMIREYCSPPAES from the coding sequence GTGCCCCGTACCCCAGCTGAAAATGAACGAATTCGCCAAGCTGCAAAAGACAAAATCCATGCAGCCGCGATGACGCTTTTCATAAAAAAAGGCTACCACGCGACCTCAATAGACGATGTAGCCAAACAGGCCCAGATATCGAAGGGACTGCTTTACAATTATTACAAAGGCAAAGAAGAGCTTCTCGCCGCGATGGTCCAGATACGGATCGAGGAAGTAAAAGAAGTGATGGAGGCTGCTACGAAGCTTGCAACGCCGCACGAACAGCTGCGCCATATTGTCGACGGTGCGCTTGATAACGTCTACCAGCGACCGGAAGTCTATCGTTTTTACTTGAATTTGCAAACGCAGCCCGAAGATGATCGGGTACTTGCTTCTTACAGAGAGCAGTTAAATGAGGAGTCACGTAGGCAGTTTGAAGTCCAGTGCCGGATCTTCAAACAGTTAGGCGCAAAGCAGCCCAGATTGAGATCGCTCTATTTTTCTTCGGCGCTCCAAGGCGCAATGCTGATGATGACGACTTATCCAGAAGGGTTTCCGGTTGAAGAGATGAAGGAGCAGATGATTCGGGAGTATTGTAGCCCTCCGGCAGAATCATAG
- a CDS encoding alpha/beta fold hydrolase produces the protein MDLYYEVSGEGKPLILLHSGGADLRDWMYVAPILAKHYQVIAFDGRGCGKSPSPTETANYVADLLSVMDHFQLDEATLVGHSIGGRIATDFTLTYPQRVSKLVLIAPDLTGYIPSQPFTEWMEKIQVAPDVDRMVELSLSACPYRHVMASPQKDLLVEMAKHNLAKIFEWATWESVWPQPPAIERLEELANQTCLIIGKEDALDAKRIAEYFKEVLPERRFIEITGADHKPTLTHPEKIARAITEFLED, from the coding sequence ATGGATTTGTACTATGAGGTTTCAGGGGAAGGAAAACCACTCATTCTATTGCACAGTGGCGGTGCTGATTTGCGAGATTGGATGTATGTCGCGCCGATTCTGGCGAAGCATTATCAGGTCATCGCTTTCGACGGACGCGGATGCGGAAAATCGCCGTCTCCAACAGAGACAGCCAACTACGTCGCTGATTTGCTTTCCGTCATGGACCATTTCCAGCTGGACGAAGCCACGCTCGTAGGGCACTCAATAGGCGGACGAATTGCAACGGATTTTACGCTGACTTATCCGCAGCGAGTGAGTAAGCTCGTGCTGATTGCTCCTGATTTGACAGGGTATATACCGAGTCAGCCATTCACGGAATGGATGGAGAAAATCCAAGTAGCACCGGATGTTGACCGTATGGTAGAGCTTTCCTTATCCGCCTGCCCGTACCGCCACGTGATGGCAAGTCCACAGAAGGACCTTCTGGTAGAGATGGCGAAGCATAATTTAGCAAAAATATTCGAGTGGGCGACATGGGAGTCTGTATGGCCACAGCCGCCTGCCATTGAGCGGCTCGAAGAATTAGCCAATCAAACATGCTTGATAATCGGCAAGGAAGATGCCCTGGATGCGAAACGGATTGCTGAATATTTTAAAGAAGTATTACCAGAGAGAAGGTTTATTGAGATAACGGGTGCCGATCATAAACCAACGTTGACGCATCCTGAAAAAATCGCTCGCGCTATCACTGAATTTTTGGAGGATTGA
- a CDS encoding response regulator encodes MLFYLVDDDDAVRLMLTEIIEDENLGEVVGEASDGSMVDGHTLTARNVDILLIDLFMPNRDGIETIRQVKPTFTGKIVMISQAETKDLIAQAYALGSEYYIIKPVNKIEVVTILQKVIEKIRLERSIRDIHKSLNAVMQVDQQPSGQLRPSQGKPLREAGQFLLTELGIAGDNGSNDLLDILDFLHGYEQTHTFKNGFPALKEIFVAVAQDRIGVAVDDPQVAKVVKASEQRVRRAIYQSLNHLASLGLADLSNWKFENYASQFFDFTYVWKKMAELKSNAASPGSDIRINMKKFIQVLYAEAKRIQSEA; translated from the coding sequence ATGCTGTTTTATTTAGTTGATGACGATGATGCTGTACGTCTCATGTTGACGGAAATCATAGAAGACGAGAATCTGGGCGAAGTCGTGGGGGAAGCATCTGACGGCTCGATGGTAGACGGTCATACGTTAACTGCACGCAACGTAGATATTTTGCTGATCGATTTGTTCATGCCCAACCGGGATGGGATTGAGACGATTCGCCAAGTGAAGCCGACATTCACTGGAAAGATCGTCATGATTTCTCAGGCAGAAACGAAAGATTTGATTGCCCAAGCTTACGCCCTTGGAAGCGAATACTACATTATCAAGCCTGTAAACAAGATCGAAGTCGTAACGATCCTCCAAAAAGTGATCGAGAAAATTCGCCTAGAGCGTTCGATACGGGACATTCACAAATCGCTGAATGCAGTCATGCAGGTGGACCAGCAGCCTTCCGGACAACTTCGTCCGTCACAGGGCAAACCACTTCGCGAGGCGGGGCAGTTTCTGTTAACGGAGTTGGGTATCGCGGGAGACAATGGAAGCAATGACTTGCTAGATATTTTGGACTTCTTGCATGGATACGAACAGACGCATACGTTTAAAAATGGATTCCCAGCTCTGAAAGAGATCTTTGTGGCAGTAGCACAGGACAGGATCGGAGTAGCTGTGGACGATCCACAAGTCGCCAAGGTTGTCAAAGCTTCTGAGCAGAGAGTCCGTCGAGCGATCTATCAGTCGCTGAATCATTTGGCGTCACTTGGGCTTGCGGACCTCTCGAATTGGAAGTTCGAAAATTACGCTTCACAGTTTTTTGATTTTACGTATGTGTGGAAGAAGATGGCGGAGTTAAAGAGCAATGCTGCATCGCCTGGTTCAGATATTCGGATCAATATGAAAAAGTTCATTCAAGTGCTGTATGCAGAGGCGAAGCGCATTCAGTCGGAGGCGTGA
- a CDS encoding sensor histidine kinase: MLITVPLAGELKFYPVNETFRISFGAPTFFFFLLLFQRIPSVLAGFLTGITVVCFRIVIDLIAGNHTAWEASLQAHYSSFFFYFAYSVLFFLTGMRRFHNRTILVGWMGMVIEVLADLIEFLSQHVLLDSVLTWGAVQEMLVIALSHSFIVISFLNMMKLYETQSREQQTRKQNEHILMLISTLYEESIHLKKTLQNAESISMKSFELYQGLQELHKEQVATNVESFAKQALIVAGEVHEIKKDNQRIFAGLHKLISDESITDYMDIHQLVDIIKRSNMKYATLLEKDIQITASISGTHPLYHVFMMLSLINNLVANAVEAIQQTGAISIEIDRIGDLVEIRINDDGPGVPPRRKALLFKPGFTTKYDQTGNPSTGIGLSYVQQLVEQWQGEISLQDGVDGKGTTFLMRLPIDPITKKE; encoded by the coding sequence ATGCTGATTACGGTCCCGTTGGCAGGAGAGTTGAAATTTTATCCCGTCAATGAGACATTTCGCATTAGCTTTGGAGCTCCTACCTTTTTCTTCTTTTTATTACTGTTTCAAAGAATTCCATCTGTTCTCGCTGGCTTTTTGACGGGGATTACGGTCGTATGCTTCCGGATTGTGATTGACCTTATCGCCGGGAATCATACAGCATGGGAGGCTTCTCTCCAAGCGCATTATTCTAGCTTTTTCTTTTATTTCGCTTATTCTGTTCTGTTTTTTCTAACCGGAATGCGCCGTTTTCACAACAGGACGATTTTGGTTGGATGGATGGGAATGGTTATCGAGGTATTGGCTGACCTCATTGAGTTTCTCTCGCAACATGTCCTGCTAGATTCCGTCCTCACATGGGGAGCGGTGCAAGAGATGCTCGTTATCGCTCTGTCCCACAGCTTTATCGTGATTAGTTTTCTCAACATGATGAAGCTGTACGAAACACAGTCGAGAGAGCAACAGACAAGAAAACAGAATGAACACATCCTTATGCTGATTTCCACCTTGTATGAGGAATCAATTCATCTGAAAAAAACACTGCAAAATGCCGAGAGTATTAGTATGAAGTCTTTCGAGCTATACCAAGGCTTGCAGGAGCTTCATAAGGAACAGGTGGCCACGAATGTAGAGAGCTTTGCCAAGCAAGCATTGATTGTCGCAGGCGAGGTTCACGAAATTAAAAAGGACAACCAACGCATTTTTGCAGGGCTTCACAAGCTGATATCCGATGAAAGCATCACGGATTACATGGACATCCATCAGCTCGTGGACATTATCAAACGAAGCAATATGAAGTATGCAACTTTGTTGGAGAAGGACATACAAATCACAGCTTCCATTTCGGGCACACATCCGCTCTACCACGTTTTCATGATGCTTTCTCTGATCAATAATCTGGTGGCAAATGCAGTGGAAGCCATCCAGCAAACAGGAGCCATTTCCATTGAAATCGATCGGATAGGCGATCTTGTGGAAATCAGAATCAACGATGACGGACCGGGAGTACCTCCACGGCGAAAGGCTTTGCTGTTCAAGCCTGGCTTTACTACGAAATACGATCAAACCGGCAACCCCTCTACAGGGATCGGACTGTCTTATGTACAACAATTGGTGGAACAATGGCAAGGGGAAATCTCCTTACAGGATGGAGTAGATGGGAAGGGGACAACATTTCTCATGCGATTACCAATTGATCCGATAACGAAGAAAGAGTGA
- a CDS encoding glutaminase, which translates to MGGKALIQQVLLVDELQQWVEQYRSKASEGKCASYIPALDRTDPNQLGICIIEPTGKMHTAGDWEVPFTMQSISKVISFIAACCYHGIPYVLDRVDVEPTGDAFNSIIRLEMNKPGKPFNPMINAGAITTSSLLPGQTPDHKLRYLYAFFSKITGVTPTVNEEVFLSEWENSHRNRALAHYLKDTGYLACEVEDALEVYLTQCSIEVTTEQIALIGLLLALDGYHPMRNEQVLPKDVVRLAKALMLTCGMYDASGKFAANVGLPAKSGVSGGIMTLVPPNRKPHSPFQDGCGIGIFGPSIDGCGNSVAGVSLLKHMAQEWDVTIF; encoded by the coding sequence TTGGGGGGAAAGGCGTTGATTCAACAGGTTTTACTCGTGGATGAATTACAGCAATGGGTGGAACAATATCGTTCCAAGGCATCTGAAGGAAAATGTGCCAGTTATATCCCTGCTTTGGACAGAACGGATCCGAATCAGTTAGGTATTTGTATCATCGAGCCTACAGGAAAAATGCACACGGCGGGTGACTGGGAAGTTCCTTTCACGATGCAAAGTATTTCCAAAGTAATCAGTTTTATTGCTGCTTGCTGCTACCATGGCATCCCTTACGTGTTGGATCGGGTAGATGTAGAACCGACTGGAGATGCATTCAACTCCATTATCCGTCTGGAAATGAACAAACCAGGTAAGCCTTTTAATCCGATGATCAATGCGGGAGCGATTACGACATCTTCACTCCTCCCTGGTCAAACACCGGATCATAAACTGCGCTACTTGTATGCATTTTTCAGTAAAATTACAGGTGTTACACCCACGGTGAACGAGGAAGTGTTTCTTTCCGAATGGGAAAACTCTCACAGAAACCGGGCACTCGCCCACTATTTAAAGGATACCGGCTATTTAGCGTGCGAAGTGGAAGACGCTTTGGAGGTCTATCTCACCCAATGCTCGATTGAAGTAACCACCGAGCAAATTGCCTTGATCGGTCTCCTTTTGGCACTCGATGGCTACCATCCGATGCGCAACGAACAAGTTCTCCCGAAAGATGTCGTCCGTTTAGCCAAAGCACTGATGCTCACCTGTGGCATGTACGATGCATCGGGCAAATTCGCCGCGAATGTTGGCTTGCCAGCAAAAAGTGGTGTCTCAGGCGGTATCATGACACTGGTTCCTCCTAACCGCAAACCACATTCACCGTTTCAAGATGGTTGTGGAATCGGTATTTTTGGACCTTCCATTGACGGTTGTGGAAACAGTGTAGCGGGCGTTTCTTTGTTAAAACATATGGCTCAGGAATGGGATGTAACGATTTTTTAG
- a CDS encoding sodium:alanine symporter family protein, which translates to MQQFLLDVTTSVNDFLWSYIIIVMLIALGLFFTFRGKFLQVRMLPEMIRSIKEGRAKDDGGISPFQAFAISMAARVGTGNITGIAIAIALGGPGAVFWMWVIAIIGSASSFVESTLAQIYKIKDKNGFRGGPAYYMEKGLNKRWMGALFAVLITLSFGLVFNAVQSNTITIAFENSFGTDRLTIGIIMTIAFALIIFGGVKRIAKMSEYIVIVLAVLYIGMALFIVMMNITEMPAMIALIVKNAFGFEQFAGGTLGAALMHGIKRGLFSNEAGMGSAPNAAATATTSHPVKQGLIQAFGVLFDTLVICTSTAFIILLSGAYTQQGLSGIELSQAALSIHIGSWASGFLAIMVFLFAFSTLIGNYYYGETNIEFLKTSKAWLMLYRLSVLAMVLFGSVAKVQLVWDLADLFMGFMVIVNLIAIAMLSKVAYAALHDYLEQKKAGKDPVFYKDSIEGVDNIEAWDAAPSSNK; encoded by the coding sequence ATGCAACAATTCCTACTCGATGTAACAACTTCCGTAAACGATTTTTTGTGGTCCTATATTATCATTGTCATGCTAATCGCGTTAGGCTTGTTCTTTACCTTCCGGGGTAAATTTTTGCAAGTACGTATGTTGCCGGAAATGATCCGTTCCATTAAAGAAGGGAGAGCGAAAGACGATGGCGGCATCTCCCCTTTCCAAGCTTTCGCTATTAGTATGGCCGCGCGTGTCGGTACAGGGAACATTACGGGAATTGCTATTGCGATCGCATTAGGTGGTCCTGGTGCCGTATTCTGGATGTGGGTCATTGCGATTATCGGTTCGGCATCCAGTTTTGTTGAGAGTACGCTCGCTCAGATTTATAAAATCAAGGATAAGAACGGTTTTCGTGGCGGTCCGGCTTATTACATGGAAAAAGGGCTGAACAAACGTTGGATGGGCGCGCTGTTTGCTGTCCTCATCACGCTTTCGTTTGGTCTCGTATTTAACGCCGTGCAATCCAACACCATCACGATTGCCTTTGAAAATTCGTTCGGTACCGACCGATTGACAATCGGAATTATCATGACTATCGCATTTGCATTGATTATTTTCGGTGGTGTGAAACGCATCGCAAAAATGTCTGAGTACATCGTGATTGTCTTGGCTGTGTTGTACATAGGAATGGCCCTGTTTATTGTGATGATGAACATCACTGAGATGCCTGCAATGATCGCGTTGATTGTGAAAAACGCGTTTGGATTCGAGCAATTCGCTGGTGGAACCCTGGGTGCAGCCCTGATGCACGGCATCAAGCGTGGTTTGTTCTCTAACGAAGCTGGTATGGGTAGTGCACCGAATGCTGCGGCAACGGCAACAACGAGCCATCCAGTGAAGCAAGGTCTGATTCAAGCATTCGGTGTTCTATTCGATACCCTCGTGATTTGTACAAGCACAGCTTTCATCATTTTGCTGTCCGGCGCGTACACGCAACAAGGATTGAGTGGCATTGAGCTGTCCCAAGCAGCACTGAGCATTCATATCGGTTCTTGGGCTTCTGGCTTCCTTGCCATTATGGTTTTCCTGTTCGCCTTCAGTACTTTGATCGGGAACTACTATTACGGCGAGACCAACATCGAGTTTTTAAAGACAAGCAAAGCATGGCTCATGCTGTATCGTTTAAGTGTACTTGCCATGGTGTTGTTCGGATCAGTGGCAAAGGTACAGCTCGTATGGGATTTGGCCGATTTGTTCATGGGCTTCATGGTCATTGTCAACCTGATTGCGATCGCCATGTTATCAAAAGTCGCGTATGCTGCGCTACATGATTATTTGGAACAGAAAAAAGCAGGAAAAGATCCTGTGTTCTACAAGGACAGTATTGAAGGCGTCGATAATATCGAAGCATGGGATGCTGCTCCATCGTCCAATAAATAA